The following coding sequences lie in one Ictalurus punctatus breed USDA103 chromosome 16, Coco_2.0, whole genome shotgun sequence genomic window:
- the dyrk1aa gene encoding dual specificity tyrosine-phosphorylation-regulated kinase 1A: MHTGGETSACKPSSVRLAPSFSFNAADVQMAAQTPHSHLPFSDGHQASADAPAPVLPYGPQAPQLNTTQVTADVVMLQRRIPQCFRDPATAPLRKLSIELIKTYKHINEVYYAKKKRRHQQGQGEDSSNKKERKIYNDGYDDDNFDYIVKNGEKWLDRYEIDSLIGKGSFGQVVKAYDRLEQEWVAIKIIKNKKAFLNQAQIEVRLLELMNKHDTEMKYYIVHLKRHFMFRNHLCLVFEMLSYNLYDLLRNTNFRGVSLNLTRKFAQQLCTALLFLATPELSIIHCDLKPENILLCNPKRSAIKIVDFGSSCQLGQRIYQYIQSRFYRSPEVLLGMPYDLAIDMWSLGCILVEMHTGEPLFSGANEVDQMNKIVEVLGVPPSHILDQAPKARKFFEKMSDSTWCAKKTKDGKRYKPAGSRKLHNILGVEAGGPGGRRAGESGHAVADYLKFKDLILRMLDYDPKSRIQPYYALQHSFFKKTADEGTNTSSSVSTSPALEQSQSSGTTSSTSSSSGGSSGTSTSGRARSDPTHQHRLSGGHFSTAVGMDCHNLCPQARQAFGPSLGWVGGDGLQQAAGETHPVQETTFHLPPHQPKPLHPHSSHHHHHHPHAHHGQHGQGPARPRPRIYSPSHSGASTQDSMEVSHGHLSMTSLSSSASSSSTSSSSTGNHHHHHPHQAYQSRPLPLGLGYGHAFSNPRQETGTAGHAAYPLTTNSGYIAETHMGLRQGLDREDSPMAGVCVQQSSVASS, encoded by the exons ATGCATACAG gaggagagacctCAGCATGCAAACCCTCGTCTGTCCGGCTTGCTCCCTCGTTTTCGTTCAATGCGGCAGATGTGCAGATGGCTGCGCAGACGCCCCATTCTCACCTGCCATTCAGTGACGGCCACCAGGCGAGCGCTGACGCGCCGGCCCCCGTGCTGCCCTACGGCCCACAGGCGCCACAGCTCAACACCACCCAG GTGACCGCTGATGTGGTGATGTTACAAAGGCGGATCCCCCAGTGCTTTCGGGATCCGGCCACAGCCCCCTTGAGAAAGCTCTCCATTGAATTGATCAAAACTTACAAACACATCAATGAG GTTTACTATGCAAAAAAGAAGCGGCGGCATCAACAGGGCCAAGGGGAAGACTCTAGTAATAAGAAGGAGAGGAAAATCTACAATGACGGTTATGATGACGATAACTTCGACTACATTGTTAAAAATGGCGAGAAATGGTTGGATCGCTATGAAATCGATTCGTTAATAGGCAAAGGCTCCTTTGGACAG GTTGTGAAGGCCTACGACCGCTTGGAGCAGGAGTGGGTTGCCATTAAGATCATAAAgaataaaaaggcttttctgAACCAAGCACAGATCGAAGTACGGCTCCTGGAGCTCATGAACAAGCATGATACAGAGATGAAGTACTACATAG TTCACCTAAAGCGGCACTTCATGTTTCGGAACCACCTCTGCCTGGTGTTCGAGATGCTGTCTTACAACCTGTATGACCTGCTTCGTAACACAAATTTCCGTGGGGTGTCGCTGAACCTGACGCGGAAGTTCGCACAGCAGTTGTGCACCGCACTGCTCTTCTTGGCCACGCCTGAGCTCAGCATCATCCACTGTGACCTCAAGCCCGAGAACATCCTGCTCTGCAACCCCAAGCGATCAGCCATCAAGATCGTCGACTTTGGCAGCTCCTGCCAATTGGGACAACGG ATATACCAGTATATTCAGAGCCGCTTCTACCGCTCCCCTGAGGTGCTGCTGGGCATGCCTTATGACCTGGCTATAGATATGTGGTCGCTTGGCTGTATTCTGGTGGAGATGCACACCGGAGAGCCTCTGTTCAGTGGAGCCAACGAG gtggaccaaatgaataaaatagtggAAGTTTTGGGGGTCCCTCCCAGTCATATACTGGACCAGGCGCCAAAAGCAAGGAAGTTCTTTGAGAAGATGTCTGATAGCACGTGGTGTGCAAAGAAGACCAAAGATGGAAAaagg taTAAGCCGGCAGGCTCACGTAAACTGCACAATATTCTGGGTGTGGAGGCTGGGGGGCCAGGCGGCCGGAGAGCGGGCGAGTCGGGCCATGCTGTTGCCGACTACCTGAAATTCAAGGACCTGATCTTGCGGATGCTGGACTATGACCCGAAGAGCCGCATTCAACCATACTACGCGCTGCAGCACAGCTTCTTCAAGAAGACCGCCGATGAGGGCACCAACACCAGCAGCAGTGTATCCACAAGCCCAGCACTGGAGCAGTCTCAATCCTCTGGAACCACGTCCAGCACCTCCTCTAGCTCAG GAGGTTCTTCTGGAACAAGCACCAGTGGGCGTGCCCGTTCTGATCCCACTCATCAGCATCGGCTAAGTGGAGGCCACTTCAGTACTGCAGTAGGCATGGACTGCCACAACCTCTGCCCTCAG gCAAGGCAGGCGTTTGGGCCCTCCCTGGGTTGGGTGGGTGGAGACGGGCTCCAGCAGGCAGCTGGAGAGACTCATCCAGTCCAAGAGACCACGTTCCACTTGCCTCCCCACCAGCCCAAACCCCTCCACCCACACAGCtctcatcaccatcaccaccatcccCATGCTCATCACGGCCAGCACGGGCAAGGCCCGGCACGGCCACGCCCTCGCATCTACTCGCCCTCACACAGCGGCGCCTCCACGCAGGACTCCATGGAGGTGTCGCATGGCCACCTGTCCATGACCTCGCTGTCTTCCTCGGCCTCGTCCTCATCTACGTCCTCGTCGTCTACAGgcaaccaccaccatcaccaccccCATCAGGCCTATCAGAGTCGCCCGCTGCCACTGGGCCTAGGCTACGGGCATGCCTTTTCCAACCCACGCCAGGAAACGGGCACGGCCGGACACGCCGCATACCCACTCACTACGAACTCGGGCTACATAGCCGAGACTCATATGGGCCTGCGCCAGGGCCTGGACCGTGAGGACTCGCCCATGGCTGGAGTATGCGTGCAGCAGAGCTCTGTGGCCAGCTCCTGA